The proteins below are encoded in one region of Engraulis encrasicolus isolate BLACKSEA-1 chromosome 1, IST_EnEncr_1.0, whole genome shotgun sequence:
- the tbce gene encoding tubulin-specific chaperone E, translating to MRVKDGEQPAMEEGVPADAVGRRIACDGEIATVLFVGMVPPTKGLWLGVEWDNPERGKHDGCHEGVRYFTCSHPTGGSFVRPKKASFGVDYVTALKLRYEREREGTEPVIKGIAVDYRYQKLSNKQKAENLREVALRRCEVWGATPGDDIKNTTPDVEFLDLSHNLLWSWEPLAAITEQLPELTGLHLGYNRLSVPSDPSSLRHAFANLKVLILQGCGLTWPQVLQCAGMWPQVEELYLERNNITQLQRPVDVLQSLTTLDLTNNPIASETLPEISALSGLKTLVLADTGLSTIEFNDVPAGSKTAMFPALQNLALRDNNITEWRVLNELEKLASLEHLMVQRNPLIESGERNPETAWQITIARIGQLHTLNSRQIDPVERRGAERDYLKMFGKQWLESGGHWDPEKNNPGAAFLAEHPRYLALIQKHGAPDEGELVTKKPFALKNQLLNLTFTCPDDTDRKPIPKKLPCSMELQKVKGLLHRLLKLPGVDLHLSYTGTRMEGAEVEMDNDLKELQFYSIEDGDSILVRWS from the exons ATGCGGGTCAAAGACGGAGAGCAGCCCGCCATGGAAGAGGGCGTACCTGCAGATGCCGTGGGCAGAAGAATAGCGTGCGATGGGGAGATTGCCACCGTCCTCTTCGTTGGCATGGTGCCTCCGACAAAAG GTCTGTGGCTTGGGGTGGAGTGGGACAATCCAGAACGAGGCAAACATGATGGATGCCATGAGGGAGTCCGTTACTTTACCTGCAG TCACCCTACAGGGGGGTCGTTTGTTCGTCCGAAGAAGGCCAGCTTCGGTGTGGACTACGTGACTGCATTAAAGCTTCGctacgagagggagagggagggtacCGAACCCGTCATCAAGGGTATAGCAGTCGACTATAGGTATCAGAAGCTTTCCAACAAACAGAA GGCGGAAAATCTCAGAGAAGTGGCCTTGCGGCGCTGTGAGGTCTGGGGTGCCACACCTGGGGATGACATCAAGAACACCACACCAG ATGTGGAGTTCCTGGACCTTTCCCATAACCTGCTGTGGTCCTGGGAGCCACTGGCCGCCATCACAGAGCAGCTGCCAGAGCTGACAGGACTGCATCTGGG GTACAACAGGCTGAGCGTTCCCTCCGACCCTTCATCTCTGAGGCACGCCTTCGCCAACCTCAAGGTCCTGATCCTGCAAGGCTGTGGCCTCACCTGGCCCCAG GTGCTGCAGTGTGCTGGCATGTGGCCCCAGGTGGAAGAGCTCTACCTCGAACGCAACAACATCACTCAACTGCAGCG GCCTGTTGATGTTCTCCAATCCTTGACCACGCTGGACCTCACCAACAACCCCATCGCTTCAGAAACACTCCCAGAAATCAGCGCTCTGTCTGG GCTGAAGACTCTTGTTCTTGCCGACACTGGTCTGTCGACTATAGAGTTCAACGACGTCCCAGCAG GTTCCAAGACGGCGATGTTCCCCGCCCTGCAGAATCTGGCACTCAGGGACAACAACATCACTGAG tggcGTGTGTTGAATGAGTTGGAGAAGCTGGCTAGCCTGGAGCACCTGATGGTGCAGAGGAACCCCCTGATTGAGTCTGGCGAGAGGAACCCTGAGACCGCCTGGCAGATCACCATCGCACGCATAggccagctacacacactcaaCAGTAGACAG ATTGACCCTGTGGAGAGGAGGGGTGCGGAGCGGGACTACCTCAAGATGTTTGGCAAGCAGTGGCTGGAGTCCGGCGGGCACTGGGACCCAGAGAAGAACAACCCCGGGGCTGCCTTCCTCGCAGAGCACCCGCGCTACCTAGCTCTAATACAGA AACATGGAGCCCCAGACGAGGGGGAACTGGTCACCAAGAAACCCTTCGCTCTCAAGAACCAACTCCTGA ACCTGACGTTCACCTGTCCCGATGACACTGACAGGAAGCCTATTCCGAAGAAACTACCAT GCTCTATGGAGCTTCAGAAGGTGAAAGGTTTGCTGCACAGGCTCCTGAAGCTGCCAGGGGTGGACCTACACCTCAGCTACACTGGCACACGG ATGGAAGGTGCTGAAGTAGAGATGGATAATGACCTGAAGGAGCTTCAGTTTTACTCCATAGAGGACGGAGACAGCATACTGGTGCGCTGGTCGTGA